The proteins below are encoded in one region of Helianthus annuus cultivar XRQ/B chromosome 2, HanXRQr2.0-SUNRISE, whole genome shotgun sequence:
- the LOC110923604 gene encoding uncharacterized protein LOC110923604: MLQKTATIDSTELQKGSEPPNEFIQAKKHYTEALIDGRVHFKLFDDYYVQAGEGEDNYICRVVESLDLHGHIANNLFLSLYNEIHQEIAVMVVTSMMAKPGATTPVGRLEKQQERKGPDLTTTRKPVP; the protein is encoded by the exons ATGTTACAGAAGACAGCAACTATTGATAGTACCGAACTTCAAAAGGG GAGTGAGCCCCCCAATGAGTTTATACAAGCCAAAAAGCATTATACTGAAGCTCTCATTGACGGGCGAGTGCATTTTAAACTTTTTGATGACTACTATGTCCAG GCCGGTGAGGGCGAAGATAATTACATATGCAGAGTTGTTGAATCACTAGACCTTCATGGCCACATCGCCAATAATCTGTTTCTATCATTATATAATGAAATCCACCAGGAG ATTGCTGTGATGGTAGTGACGAGTATGATGGCAAAACCAGGTGCAACAACACCTGTTGGGAGGCTGGAAAAGCAACAAGAGAGAAAAGGCCCGGATTTGACCACCACAAGAAAGCCGGTGCCATGA